The sequence ccacctgctaactttaggtttggattgtccttgtttttctagttctttaaggtgaagtgttaggttgttcacttgccatctttccattcttctgaagtgagcattttaTGTGATCAATTTcacccttaatactgcttttgcagtatcccacaggttttggtatgatgtatcattattttcattagtttcaataaattttttgatttcctgcttgatttcttcttggacccatatgtcattaagtagaatgctgtttaatttccatgtgtttgtatagtttccagaatttcattcattattgatttctaattttaatccattgtggtctgagaaaatacatgggataattccaattttttttgaatttgttgagacttgatttgtgacctaatatgtgatctatcctggagaatgatccatgtgctgatgagaaggatgaatattctcaggttgtttgatgaaatgttctgtagatatctgccatgtccaattggtctagagtattgtttagatcttgtgtttctctgctgattctttgcctagatgttctgtccaatattgacagtggggtgttcaggtcccctgctattatggtattagtgtctatttccttctttaggtctaatagagtttgttttatgaatctggctgctccaacattgggtgcatatatatttatgatgttatgtcttcttgatggatcaatccttttattattacgtagtgtccctcattgtctctttttacggtttttagtttaaagtctattttgtcaaatataagaatagctactccagctcgtttttcttttctgtttggatggtaaatctttttccatcctttcacccttagtctatgtgagtctttatgggtgaggtgggtctcttgaacgcagcatatagttgggtcctcctttttaatccagtcagccagtctgtgtcttttgattggggaatttaagccttttacattaagagttgttattgaaaggtgttgatttattcctagcattttattcattattgtttggttgtcttaggtgtcttttgttccttgctttctgatttactgtttgttttctgtatttgttgataCCTCGAGTTGTAGacagtctttttgtttgtttgctttctcttcatgaatgccatttttatttaggttttgatttttcttgggtttttatggcagtggtagttattttttaggaaccaaactcagtactcccttgagaatttcttgtaagggtggtcgtgtggtggtgaactcctgcagtttttgtttgtctaagaaatatactatttgcccttcatttcagaaggatagccttgctgggtagagtatttttggctggcaatctctgtcttttagtattttgaatatatcatcccattcctttctggcttttagggtttgtgatgaaaagtctaatgttagtctgattggggctcccttataggtgatttgatgcttctctcttgcagctttcaagattcgctccttgtctttgagttttgccaatttgactacaacatgtcttggagaagacctttttgggttgaatacgtgtggggatctttgagcttcctgaatctgaagatctgtgatttttcctatacctgggaagatttctgcgactattttgttgaatatgttttcaatgcaatctacTTTTTCCTcgccttctggaatacccatgacttggatatttgagcgcttgaggttgtctgatatctctctcagattttcttcaatgcctttgattctttttctttctttcttttttcttttttctttttttctttttttttttttttttttttttttttttttgtctgcctgtgttatttgaaacagcccatcttcaagttcagaggttctctcttcaacttccacaagcctgctggttaaactctccattgtgttttttatttcactgaatgaaatcttcagtttggcaagctctgctacattctttttcagggcattgatttccttgtacatttcttctttcaggtcctgtatagttttctccatttcatcatgctgtctatctgagttttcttgtatctcattcagtttccttagaattatcactcaaaatttcttgtcagacatttcaagggcttcttgttctataggatctaaagcttgagagttattaccctttggtggtgtactttcttgatttttcatatttctggtatcttttccttgatgtttagtcattgtggcagagggcttcacagtccacaggtttgacactattgtctgactaagatgttgctggggttgccaatttggtatggctacctcagtgtctgctcagttggccactaatgctttgcgtgtgtggttgcctcggttcTTGAGCCTCTCCAGAGAGCCAGCTCTCTGGTCACCATGCACTCGGCCGGGCTGCAGGGTCACGGgatggtaccgcagggtgtgtggtctctgccgagcttccacctcctctgctggacatctccctgttctgcacacactgggccaggctgctgggatgcacagaggcaccgcagagcatgtggtctctgtggagcttccacttcccctgctggacgtctccctgctccatatgcactgggccgggctggggatggagccaggtagtggcagtgaagcctacctgctggatcacgcaatGATGgtcccacagggcatgtggtcaccacagagcttccgcctccccagctggacatctccctgctccatgcgcactgggccaggctggggatggagctgggtggcagtggtgaagcctacctgctggatcatgcagtggtggccccacaggttgtgtggtctctacagagcttctgcctcccctgctgaaCATCTCTCTGTTCCGtacgcactgggctgggctgttggatcatgcagcgGCAgtggtgtggtctctgcagagcttccgcctcccccgctggacatctccctgctccacgTAGTCAAGTATGCtttagttctggaggctggaattccaaggtcaaggtgtcagccagtttggtttcttctgaggcctctctctttggcttgcaggtggccaccttcttactgtgtccccacatggcctTCCCTCTGTGCACTGCcctaacattttaataaaaagcttATTTATACAGGAGAGTGTGTTAATTCAGGTCTACCGAGAAGCAGAAGGTGAAATGTGATTAGATGTGGAAGAAGTTTTAGGTGGGAGGGATATAGACGAGGTGAGTGGAATATTCAGACAGCAATGAAAGCCTAACACCTGcaaaaagggaggagaaaggacaaTTGGGTAGGGACACTCTGAAACTGCAGCACAGTTCTAAGAAAACTTCAAGCAAGCTCATGAAGAGTTCATGGGCCAAAATTGCCTACTGGAGGAGTCACATGTCTCAGAAGAATAGTCCTGCCTTCGTACTGCACAGTGCTCCATCACCAGCTGGGAGCAGCCTGCAGGAAGTGTGGCCTTGCACTGGTGGATCACAGCAGCTGGAGCCATCAGCCAATTATGCTCCCTACAGCACAGATCTGAGCAGCACATCttcatggctgccacaaaagggGAATAGCGACAAAGATCACCTGTGCCTGGACAGATGAAATACTTGTTTCTGTGTCTTTATTACCCACTAGATGTAGTTTTGAAAATAGGAACTGGGTCTAGTACAGTGCTTGGTGCACAGTGAGGTGTAAATGTCTGTGGTAGGAATAAATGAACTAGAATCAAAATaagccaaaataaaaatgtagtgaaaaatgcatttattctTGAAATATTACAGCAGCATCCAGCAGTGAGCCAGAACCcatctgtgaaggttaattctaggtgtcaacttgatcagattaaggaatactgagaaacctggtaaagccatCTTTTCAGTATgttcatgagggtgtttccagaagacatTAACAGGGCAGCCTGAGTggattgggtgggaaagatctaCTCTCAGTATCATCAGGAACCATCCACtctgctgggggtccagagagaacaaaaaaaacagagaaaaaaggtgaatcactCTCCCtagctgctggagctgggatacgctCTTCTCTCCtatccatggacatcagagcttgagactcttcagcttttgggttctagGACTTACACTACGGACACCACTGGCTTCCCTAGTTTTGACACCTTTGGATTtcgactgagccacactaccagcatccagtttgcagacagcctattgtgggacttctcttcaaaATCGTGTAAGCTAGTTCCCCTACTAAATTCCCTCCCTTATATTTATAACACATCCGATTGATTTGacctctctggagaaccctaatacaccaTCCCTTTTTTCAACAAGATCTGCTTGCTGTTCAATGAGGTTACAAGACTGAGCAACCAAGAAAAGTTCAGAAATCTCCCCTCTCTGGCTGTTAATTCCCTATTTGGCAACAGATGAATACGAGGCTAGATAGAACATAGCCTAGAGACTCCACTCATGAATGTCTAAGAATATATTTTCCAGGGATAACCTAGAAATGTTGCTCTAGCCATTAGCCCAGCTCCACCAAATCACAATGACAATTTAATTTTAGTGGGGTTGGTTCGATAAAATTTCCTCACTCTACAAACTCAGATGTGCTTAGAAAAAAAGCAGATTTTGTATTTTGTCTAtaagtaatataatttttctcctgAGTCCCCACCTGCTGGTTGGGGGAGGTGTTTAATCCAATGGCATAATGCAAAGACTGTCTTCAGAAAATGTCCAATCtcttcaaatttaaaaacacaagtcTCTAAGACATCCTTTGCACACCATGCTTCTTTCCTTTAACTAGGGTCAAGGTGTACGGAGAGAGAAGTGAGGTTAACTCTACCTCCTGACACCAAAGAAGTGTCTGTATTTTCTGCCTCAGTGGCCTTATCTCCTCTGGCTTCCAGGGATAGGTCCTTTGTGCCCTGGGTGCTGCTTGCCCTCCTGGCATTGAAGGCTGAGACTGTACCTATTCCTTCCTCCAGCTGAGTGCAAACTGTCTTTAAAGTAGAGGAAAATCAGGACTCTCACCTGCCCTACTTGCAATCCcaattttctctccctcttctccttccccccatcCCATGGGGGCTAGAAGAAGAAGGCTTTCCCTTACATCATGTTCTCTTACACCATCAACAACAACATCATGGATTCACTGTCATAAGAGAAAGACTACAGAGGTAGATACTTCAGCTTAACCCTTGACAGGTTAAAATAATAGTAGCTAAAATTTATTGTGCATTTATTATGATTTAATTGCTAAAATGCTTTACATACATTGTGccgtttaatcctcacaacaatcctatgaagtatGTCTATTTTATAGTGAAGTCCAAGGAGATTTAGTAACTTGTTAAGCATCATGCATCTAGTAAGTGGTGGGGTCAAGATTTGAACTGAAGTATGTTTGACTCCAGAACTAACTCTAACAAACACTCTTAGCTGCTATCTACCTGTGTATTTTTCTATtctgataaaatgagaaaacaccagaaaataaaatctgttgtTAGCAGTTGTCAGAGTTTATAGGTCACTTCTGCATTCTTGAAACATAACCTCTTGCACAATTAAGCAAATATCATTGATTTTCCTTTCTATCCATCCCAAAGCAGAACATCACAAACACAACTTTAAGACCCTTTAGGTACCCCTATTCATCtacctttggaaaatacaagagAAACTGTACAATGTAAAGAGCAATGGCAGGCACTGAAATTGTTTGAGAAATGTTGGAATGTTTTTtgattggtttgtttgttttgatttataaTACTCCTAGACCCAAACAATGGTTCAATGTCATTAAGAGTCCAGATCTATGAACTTGGCCCAAGAGATCagagtattaaaatattaaaaatgagggTATTAAAAATGAGAAGTAGTCTTATGGTACATGGAACATAAGTGTCCCTGATGGAAAATTGGAAGGTCTCATGAGCTCCTGTCATAAGTTGCTGTTGCTTCATGTGTTAAAGCTCTCAGTGATACACCAAGGAATAGATGTGTTTGGAAGGGATGTGGGCCTTAGGAACCAGCTGCAGCATGTAATTGGACTAAATGCAGAGACAAATTGCATCCCCATACTTGGATCCAAGGTACCTGGTCGTAGGAGAGGAAAGCCATGCCCTAGTCCCTTTAGCATGAAGCAactagatttaaaatttttaagaggtTTAGCAACTGAAGCCAATTaattcaaagcaaaacaaaataaggtAGAACTTTCCAGGTTTTCTCAAAACTGGATCTAATTATTTCCCATGCCTTGGGACTCAGTGAGGAGCTGGCAGTTCAGGCATTCCTCCTGATAGATTTAGAAGACGAAATCCTCTCCAAATCAGCCAGACTTCCCATCACTGTGCATCTAGCAACAGATGAGACTTCTTTCCTCAGCAACTCTCTCACCATCGAGACCCAtgccccctacccccacctccacccccacccccacccccacttttgATAAATGGCAATCCCTGCATGGAGGAAGTCATGTAACGAAGTTTGAGGTTTTCCAGGAGTTACCTCCAAATTTCTCTGAAAGAGGGAGTTGAGAGTGGAGTTGGGTGGGAGTGCCACATCTCCTCTCAGGAAACCAAATGGGCTACCACCTCAGACTCCCGCCCAGGGGTTCTGAACCTTCCACTTACACTACAGGTGCTAATTGAATGAGCAGTAGTGGCAATGTCATGTGTTCACTGCACCATATCTGAATCTGTTAGGTCAGGGTAGGATTGAATGTGGCCATGGTGGGCATCGAAGGTGATCTCTGCAGAAGTCAGCTGAAGTCACCAAGAGCCAAAAAACAGCCCATGCAAAACCTCTAGTGAGATGTTATGTTTGATTAAAAGAGAGGACAATCCCAACACCTGAGCCAATAATCAGGAGTTCAGGTAAGGGTTAAAGAACCACGAGGTCTGAGCTAGGCAGAGAAGTTGTCAAAGTAACAAAAAGTAGGgactacttcttgaagtgttcaAGAGTGGGTGAGGCTGAGCATGGGATCGGGGTGGACACAGCAGATGCCAATCAAGACAACATGGATTTCTACAAACTCCTCTGTGCTGCATAAACGCACAGATTTTTATTAATTGCAGAACTGTTAGGTGTGGGGAAATACGAATTTTAGAATTCttatattttactaaattatGAGTGAATCttaaatctttctttaaaatttcagtaGATACCTTTTCTAAAGGGAATTTAAGGCTGtgtcagatataagaattttCCTGGCAGCTTCAAGAGGCAAGTATCAATAAAAACCAAACTATGCAGACCAAAAGACATTTTATTCCTGTAACTTTAGAAATGAATATACAAATCCCAGaacaatcttaaaattaatttctggtTACATACGACCAAATGTCAAGTAATGTGATGATCCTTCATGCTATGTCAAAATACATCCCCTTTTatgaaataacaacaacaatagcaTCACTATTTATCAAGTGTTTATTCCATGTAGGACACTAAGCAGTTTTCATGTGTTAACTCACTCATTCCTTCCAATAACCtgatcaaatatatatataatatatatataataatatatattatatatatattatttccattttacaaatgaggaaagtgaaaTAGAGAGAAGTTAAGACGCTTCCCCAAAACCACCTAGTCCATAAGGACCAGGTCAGGATTTTAGCTCAGGCTATCTGGTTTCAGGGTCCACAATCTTAATCATAGTACTCTACACTTCAGAGTCTTATTAGTACTAGAAATCCAAATTCAGAAATGCCATGAATATATTCACAAGTCTGAGAATTCTTTATGATAAGAAACAGTAATATTCACATAAACTTGTCAAAATTGTTCAATGACAGGAAGTAAATCAATTccttcaatttatataaaattgattAAACTTATAAAAACTACTTATATTTCATAAAAcactacaattttaaaaacagatatgcatcttggtcaaaaaaaaaaagaaaaagaaaagaaaaggaactgcTTGGTCTTTTGCccaatctaaaaaataaaaaacttgaaaCTTTACTTTAGCAAAGTGATAATGAAATGCAAGACTAGATTGGAACGTAGAATCCAAGGGTCTTGATTTTCATTCTACTGCTTTCATCATCACAGTGGATTTGTGGAAACTGGTACTTTAAGGAAATTTCTGTTGCAGCATAATTCATTGTTAGTTACAATAATAGCCTTCATCTATTGCATACTTTACATAACATATTGTGCTAAAACATTGGCACACATTGTCTAATGAATCTCTAATACCCTGTGAAGTCAGTGTTATAGACCAcattttaagaagaggaaaaagagaaccAGACAGGTAACTAAAGTAACTCACCCGAGGCCAAAAATCTTGAAAAACTGACAGAACCACAATTCAAATCCACATCTACCAGACTGCAAAGCTTTTGCTCTTTCCCTCAAGTCCAACTCTATTTTATGCATATAAGTTCACACTGTGAGTACCAAGTTTATGTTGAAACCAGTATTCAGACTCATTAGGTTGAGCTGATGGTTAATAAAATATAGCTCCATGTCTATATAGTGAGAGTGTTCTTACTACACTGACATTTCCCAAAGACTGTTTTACCCCCTCCAAAAAACCCACACACAAAGAGGCTGTGAGAAGTGTGGCTTTCACCTTGTAACGCATCCCCAGGTGGTACCAGGGGTGAAGTAGTATCCCTTTCCTACTGATATTATAGAACTGGTACCATGGGAGGGTCTGGAAGAGTCCTGTAGTCTTGAGCCAGGTCAATGGACTCCTGGGCTCCATCCCATGCCCTCTGCTGCTCTATGGGAAAAAGTGTCCCTTGGATCCAGACTTCAGATGACCAGACTCACACCGGAGCATGTCCACAAACATCTGCCTCAACTTGCTGTTCCCCAGAATGAGAATAAATGGGTGTCCAGCAGGATAAAACATTGTAATTACTTCACCAAACAGCGTAGCCATCTTAGTTTCTGGTAGGAAATGACTGGATGATGtaattaaaaaagcaagaaagtaaagtaggaagagaaagaagaaggagaGTATGATTTTTAAGGCCCTCTTGTGGGCCTCCGTTCTTGAATCTCTGGAGCTGGTACCATTTTGCTGCATTTGACGTGTGTGCCTCCCCAGGGAGAGGATGAGCAGAAAATAGGAGGCCAGGGACAAAATTAAGGGTGGGAGGTTCCACAGAGTCCCAAGAACATGGATCAGCTCATATTCATTAATCTTCTTTCTGATGTGTTCAGTCACGTTCCCTTTGCCATCAATTCCGTGGAAGACAGAATAGACTTTAAATTCATGGATCAGAGACATGGCACTGACACAGGATGAGAGCAGTGAGCCCACCAGCATCCACACAACCACCCTGGAAACTCTCCACTTGAGCCAGAGGAATGTGGGGTGGGAGAAACTGGCAACTTTCAGGCAGTAGAGGACACTGAGACAGGTGGCAAGCCAAATGCTCAGATTGTTTGTAAATATCCATAAAATATCAATCAATTGCCTTATTATTCTTGAATCGTGGACTTTGAAAAAGAACACTATTAAGATACCGTCAGTTAAGAGAATCCCCAGCAGAACAATCCTGGAGAGGGCCAGGTTGGTGAGAATGAAATCAGACAAAGAGATTCTCTTGCTCTTGAACCAGCTGCTACCATTGACCAACCCAATGAAACCATTCCCCAGAACTCCCAGAGTAAACTCAGTGACAGACAGAACCAGGGACACTCTCTCAGCGTGTCCCAACATTTCAGCAATTAGGCAGCCTTGATCTTTGTTCTTTCTGTGGATGTATATAACCTCCCtgctgatttgaaatttttctctgtGAACCTATCCCCTCTACCTGTGGCTTCACTGTACCTGTCTCTTGTCTCTGCCCAATTTAGTCTGTCGTAGAGCACAGTTTAGTGAATCCTCTCTGGCTCTTTCAGGTTAGTCTGTCCTCTTCCCAGATAACAGGGTTTGTCTCATTCCATCTATGATCCTAAACTCAGCAGCTCTCTGCTAAAATGCAAATAGAGGAGTGTCCAGTGTCACCGAGAGAAGGAAGAGATCTGGGTCACAAAGAAAATGGAGGACTTGGACTCAATTTCAAAGGGAGTATGGTTCTGAGCCTCTCGGAGCACAAAGGCACTAAAGAAGGAGGGGGCATCCAGGCAAGCAGGCACAGAATCACTCAGAAGAGTGAGAGGTCTTGTTCCTAAGGAGAGAGGACTCCGCGACATACatagaaaagggaaaatatcAGAATTCCACATGAGGCACTATCCATCATCCTGGAGGGAGATTCAagtgcataaaataaaaaaattcagtgccAGTGCTCCTGGATTTTAATTAAAAGGTGTGCCCCTTGGAGCATGCCTTACATGTGGGGACTCCAAGTTCTTCACTAGTGAGCCATATCATCAGAAATTCTTAACTACCTGAATATCTGAATAGCAATAATGAAGTATAGCATATATGCAATTCAAAGTGTGGGTTTTTTAGAGTGCATGACCACTGCATTGATAAGTCAATAGTAGTTCCTGGTGACAGAGATCACACACAGACACCACCTGTTAATAGAAGGTGCCTTACAAATTTCGACCATGATCAACGGTAATATTTTTTAtgtggtggggtgtgtgtgcatgcgtgtgtgtggtAATCTaaatatatgtgtaaaatatatatacataacatacTGGGAACACGAAGTTTTCACAAAACCGTATTTCCCCTTTCTACATGTGTGGCACTCTGGTATAGTCTATACTACTCTATTTCTTTCATTGCTGCTTACATCTCACAAAATTGATTTTACAGCCCACTAATGAACTGTAATAAATGCTGCCTAAAATCTCTGATCTGAAGCATGTAGAATAAATCAATGCCACCAGGATAAAAAGCAGAGAGTTCTGCAACATTACCCAATGATAGACAGAGGGATATACTTTTAGGTCTCCTCACAAGGACCTCACAGACTGGCAGATGATAAATCCAAAAGAATAAGATATAGTCTCATCTGGATATATGCCAAAGAACCTCTCACCTGAGCCAAGTGAACCTCAGCAATCTTGGCATTATGTAGTGTAAAATATGATCACAGAGCACTGTAGAATACACTCAGGCATAAACACAGTCCTCAGCTTAACAACCTGAACCAAATGCTTCCTGAATTCTGTGCTGTAGAATTAGAATAAGCTCAGTTCCCAGATGTCTTTGTGTGTCCAGTGACAGCACCTTAGACCAGTTAGAGGGCTTATCCCAAAACCTGCCCCTGACTCCATTCAGTACTTTCATGGTCTCAGTTCTATGGATTGAGATTTTTTATCTTGTAACACTTTTTACATCCCTTTATAAGAACAAATACAATAATAAGATTCCTCTATGCATACATTAGAATTATCCAGTGAGGACAAAATTTAGAATACACGGCATATCAGAATGCATTTCACATACCATTTCATGGGTTTTTtgatttgttctgttttgttttaatgtttttggcagctgtctgatATGGGGACCAGAGAATGTGCCTTTGGGATTATAAGGTGTGCTacaatcaactgagctaaccaggtaGCCCCCATTTCATGTTTGATCATACTTTTTTAATTAGCCCTCTTACTCTTACCTTTtccataattataatttataccTTTTTATAAGTTGTTATTGAGTAACTCGGGGTTAactgtaattttgtcttttgattctCTCCCAGGATAGTGTATTTCCATATTCATTACATTAGCTGGTAACCAGAACTCAGTTTCCCAAAATACCACCACTATCATTGCTATCATTCCATCAAGTACCACAGGTATGAATTATGAGCCCATAGTTATGCATTCCCATTTTTAACATAAGTGCTAAAACTATCATAATATATCTAAATAGCTAGCATTTGTAATGGCTGCTTCCAAAATGTATGTTGATCATTATCCACTACAATAGCCACATACGAGGATACGTCAGAAAtgtcatggaaaaacagaattaaaagacaaaatgaatctttccgtgaactttttgaagtacccttatatatactCCAAGTCCAATTCTATAAA comes from Cynocephalus volans isolate mCynVol1 chromosome 6, mCynVol1.pri, whole genome shotgun sequence and encodes:
- the TAS2R3 gene encoding taste receptor type 2 member 3, whose protein sequence is MLGHAERVSLVLSVTEFTLGVLGNGFIGLVNGSSWFKSKRISLSDFILTNLALSRIVLLGILLTDGILIVFFFKVHDSRIIRQLIDILWIFTNNLSIWLATCLSVLYCLKVASFSHPTFLWLKWRVSRVVVWMLVGSLLSSCVSAMSLIHEFKVYSVFHGIDGKGNVTEHIRKKINEYELIHVLGTLWNLPPLILSLASYFLLILSLGRHTRQMQQNGTSSRDSRTEAHKRALKIILSFFFLFLLYFLAFLITSSSHFLPETKMATLFGEVITMFYPAGHPFILILGNSKLRQMFVDMLRCESGHLKSGSKGHFFP